In one window of Nicotiana tabacum cultivar K326 chromosome 12, ASM71507v2, whole genome shotgun sequence DNA:
- the LOC142167336 gene encoding uncharacterized protein LOC142167336 — translation MAIDKVNSSEGFPTFTLDFSHPFYVHPSDSPGAHLVSLPFDGTGFVAWRKSMLVSLSTKNKLELINGRHDKPTEDSPYYPYWERCNDMVISWITNSLSREMATSVLGYDTAREIWLDINERFGQSNGSKFIQIQREIGSISQGTSDIDSYFTRLRSLWDAMNTTYVGHICSCGALPKFLEELKLFWFLVGLNDSYSKVKISILMMAPLPTVSKAYSILQHDEK, via the coding sequence ATGGCTATTGACAAAGTTAATTCATCAGAGGGTTTTCCAACTTTCACCTTAGATTTTTCACATCCTTTCTATGTGCATCCTTCTGATAGTCCCGGTGCTCATTTAGTCTCCCTTCCTTTTGATGGTACTGGTTTTGTGGCTTGGAGGAAGAGCATGCTTGTATCTCTTTCTACCAAAAACAAATTAGAGCTAATTAATGGCCGTCATGATAAACCTACCGAGGATTCTCCTTATTATCCCTATTGGGAAAGGTGTAACGATATGGTGATTTCTTGGATCACAAATTCTTTGTCTAGAGAAATGGCTACCAGTGTCTTAGGGTATGACACTGCTAGAGAAATATGGTTGGATATAAATGAGAGGTTTGGTCAATCAAATGGGTCAAAATTCATTCAAATCCAAAGGGAGATTGGTTCTATCTCCCAAGGAACATCAGACATAGATTCATATTTCACCAGACTACGCAGTCTTTGGGATGCGATGAACACAACTTATGTCGGACATATTTGCTCATGTGGAGCCCTTCCTAAATTCCTAGAGGAACTCAAACTATTCTGGTTCCTTGTTGGGCTAAATGATTCATACTCCAAAGTCAAGATCAGCATTCTTATGATGGCCCCTCTCCCAACTGTCAGCAAAGCCTACTCTATTCTGCAGCATGatgaaaaataa
- the LOC142167337 gene encoding uncharacterized protein LOC142167337: protein METAYTNINGQIWLFFDAMVEWELVEDTEQHVTMRVFHHDLGQHMMMTFVYAKCSAKERLELWDHLYFLASDMELPWLVGGDFNVVLHEDEKIGGLPVHPPEYEDYAFCVNSCGLFEQWYKGSPFTWWNGRSNAECIFKRLDRIFVNLPFQNMLPTIEVEHLIRTGLDHAPLLMTCGEKTTNFVKPFRFLNFWTKHATFMDVVR, encoded by the coding sequence ATGGAGACTGCTTATACAAATATTAATGGGCAAATATGGTTGTTCTTCGATGCAATGGTGGAATGGGAATTAGTGGAGGATACTGAGCAACATGTGACTATGAGAGTGTTTCACCATGACCTGGGGCAGCACATGATGATgacatttgtttatgcaaaatgttcaGCAAAGGAGAGGTTGGAATTGTGGGATCACTTGTATTTCTTAGCAAGTGATATGGAATTACCATGGTtggtaggaggggatttcaatgtggTATTGCATGAAGATGAGAAAATAGGGGGACTTCCAGTACACCCTCCTGAATATGAGGATTATGCATTTTGTGTAAACTCTTGTGGTTTGTTTGAGCAATGGTACAAAGGAAGTccatttacatggtggaatgggagatcTAATGCTGAGTGTATATTCAAGAGATTGGAtaggatttttgtgaatttgccaTTTCAGAACATGTTGCCAACTATTGAAGTTGAGCATCTAATAAGAACTGGATTAGATCATGCACCATTGCTAATGACATGTGGGGAGAAGACAACCAATTTTGTCAAGCCTTTCAGGTTCTTGAACTTTTGGACAAAGCATGCTACATTTATGGATGTGGTGAGGTAG